A genomic region of Cannabis sativa cultivar Pink pepper isolate KNU-18-1 chromosome 1, ASM2916894v1, whole genome shotgun sequence contains the following coding sequences:
- the LOC115707872 gene encoding uncharacterized protein LOC115707872 — MKFKAFLTENGVCLLEKRFLPALDKMGKIFHLYLTRDHAIFLHNLLNGDGIQSIAQFRKEALFDDYRISSQNEDRIAFSIDVSLLHRALRSSVSICTEFGTGPTANRLQIKLVKKLPVNSTQPMPFLTFETKGFKSAVIQDVPISKPLSRAQLLELQTALDMAQDLPQTLVQVPDMNQLQSFVDRMKHLGELLNVSITKYGDLHVQISRTLITLGAEFRKLFVIGAQAEAPAEDRNLSAQTRSSRAIERGDGQSVQVSVKHFAKSLCYHLAKPDCAFYGIAPQGACLTVIFQFFIPGSRQMDKSISLHCRLPVLDPGTT; from the coding sequence ATGAAGTTCAAGGCGTTTTTGACTGAGAATGGTGTTTGCCTACTGGAAAAGAGGTTTTTACCAGCTCTTGACAAGATGGGGAAGATTTTCCATCTCTACCTCACCAGAGACCACGCTATATTCCTCCATAATCTTCTCAATGGCGACGGAATTCAATCCATCGCTCAATTCCGTAAAGAAGCTCTCTTCGACGATTACCGTATCTCCAGCCAGAACGAGGACAGAATCGCCTTCTCCATTGACGTTTCGCTCCTCCACCGAGCTCTTCGTAGTAGTGTCAGCATCTGTACAGAGTTCGGAACTGGTCCAACGGCGAATCGCCTCCAGATTAAACTCGTAAAGAAACTACCAGTGAATTCGACCCAGCCGATGCCATTCCTCACATTTGAAACCAAGGGATTCAAATCGGCGgtgattcaagatgttccgatCTCGAAACCTTTGTCTAGAGCTCAACTTCTCGAGCTTCAAACGGCTCTCGACATGGCACAGGATTTGCCTCAGACTCTTGTTCAGGTACCTGATATGAATCAGTTGCAGAGTTTCGTGGATCGAATGAAGCACTTAGGGGAATTGCTTAATGTCTCCATCACCAAATATGGGGATTTACATGTACAGATTTCAAGGACACTAATCACGCTGGGAGCTGAGTTTCGGAAATTGTTTGTTATAGGAGCTCAGGCAGAGGCTCCAGCTGAGGATCGAAATCTGAGTGCTCAAACTCGATCCTCTAGAGCTATTGAAAGAGGAGACGGTCAATCAGTTCAAGTTAGTGTGAAACATTTTGCTAAAAGCCTTTGCTACCACTTGGCCAAACCAGATTGTGCTTTCTATGGTATTGCTCCTCAAGGTGCTTGCTTGACAGTGATCTTCCAGTTCTTCATTCCTGGTTCACGTCAAATGGACAAGTCAATCAGCTTGCATTGCAGACTTCCTGTGCTTGACCCAGGTACCACTTGA